A window of the Lagopus muta isolate bLagMut1 chromosome 1, bLagMut1 primary, whole genome shotgun sequence genome harbors these coding sequences:
- the SGSM3 gene encoding small G protein signaling modulator 3 yields MSGHHTPSAGGPFSALTPSIWPQEILAKYTQKEESIEQPEFRYDEFGFRIDKEDGAEPNSSKLLGLPLIEEPQQRLKWQAHLEFTHNHDVGDLTWDKIEVTLPHSDKLRSLVLAGIPHSMRPQLWMRLSGALQKKRNSEMSYRDIVKNCSNDETIAAKQIEKDLLRTMPSNACFSNMNSIGVPRLRRILRGLAWLYPEIGYCQGTGMVAASLLLFLEEEDAFWMMCAIIEELVPASYFSTTLMGVQTDQRVLRQLIVQYLPRLDKLLQEHDIELSLITLHWFLTSFASVVHIKLLLRIWDLFFYEGSLVLFQLTLGMLSMKEDELIQSENSASIFNTLSDIPSQIEDADVLLREAMRVAGSLTDVAVETQRRKHLAYLIADQGQLLNSSTTVNNLSKIVRRRTQRRKSGITSLLFGDEDLEALKAKNIKQTELVADLREAILQVARHFQCVDPKNCSIDLTPDYSMESHQRDHENYVACSRNRRRRAKALLDFERHDDDELGFRKNDIITIISQKDEHCWVGELNGLRGWFPAKFVEILDERSKEYSIAGDDSVTEGVTDLVRGTLCPALKSIFEHGLKKPSLLGGACHPWLFIEEAASREVERDFDSVYSRLVLCKTYRLDEDGKVLTPEELLYRAVQAVNMTHDAAHVQMDVKLRSLICVGLNEQVLHLWLEVLCSSLQTVEKWFHPWSFLRSPGWVQIKCELRVLCKFAFSLSQDWELPIKREEKEKKPLKEGVQDMLVKHHLFSWDIDG; encoded by the exons ATGTCAG GCCATCACACTCCCTCTGCTGGGGGTCCCTTCTCAGCACTCACACCCAGCATTTGGCCGCAGGAGATCCTGGCGAAATACACACAG AAAGAAGAATCCATTGAGCAGCCAGAGTTCCGCTATGATGAATTTGGTTTCCGAATTGATAAGGAAG ATGGTGCTGAGCCAAACTCCAGCAAACTTCTGGGGCTCCCGCTGATAGAGGAGCCACAGCAGAGGCTCAAGTGGCAGGCTCATCTGGAATTCACACACAACCACGACGTGGGTGACCTCACCTGGGACAAAATTGAGGTCACCCTCCCACATTCAGACAAACTGCGCTCCCTGGTGCTGGCTGGCATCCCACACAGCATGAGGCCGCAG CTGTGGATGCGTCTGTCTGGGGCCTTGCAGAAGAAGAGAAATTCAGAGATGTCATATCGTGATATTGTGAAAAACTGCTCGAATGATGAAACCATTGCTGCCAAACAG ATTGAGAAAGACCTGCTCCGCACAATGCCCAGCAATGCCTGCTTCTCCAACATGAACAGTATTGGGGTGCCACGGCTACGCAGGATACTACGGGGACTTGCCTGGCTCTACCCGGAGATTGGCTATTGCCAAGGCACTGGCATG GtggctgcttctctgctgctcttcttggAGGAGGAAGATGCCTTCTGGATGATGTGTGCTATCATTGAGGAACTGGTTCCCGCCTCCTACTTCAGTACCACCCTGATGGGGGTGCAGACAGACCAGCGCGTCCTGCGACAGCTCATTGTACAGTACCTACCCCGTCTGGACAAGCTGCTCCAGGAGCATGACATTG AGCTGTCCCTGATCACCCTGCACTGGTTCCTCACCTCCTTTGCTAGTGTTGTCCACATCAAGCTGCTGCTGCGCATTTGGGACCTCTTCTTCTATGAGGGCTCTCTGGTGCTGTTCCAGCTCACTTTGGGCATGCTCAGTATGAAG GAGGATGAGCTAATCCAGTCTGAGAACTCTGCCTCAATCTTCAACACGCTCTCGGACATCCCAAGTCAGATAGAAGATGCAGATGTGCTGCTGCGGGAAGCCATGCGCGTGGCTGGCTCACTGACAGATGTGGCGGTGGAGACCCAGCGTCGCAAACACTTGGCCTACCTCATTGCTGACCAGGGGCAGCTGCTCAACTCCAGCACCACTGTCAACAATTTATCCAAA ATCGTGCGGCGCAGGACTCAGCGCAGGAAATCTGGCATCACCTCTCTGCTTTTTG GAGATGAGGACTTGGAGGCACTGAAAGCCAAGAACATCAAGCAGACAGAGCTGGTGGCCGACCTTCGTGAGGCCATTCTCCAGGTGGCACGGCACTTCCAATGCGTGGATCCCAAGAACTGCAGCATT GATCTGACTCCAGACTACAGTATGGAGAGCCACCAGCGGGACCATGAGAACTACGTGGCCTGTTCCCGCAACCGGCGGCGCCGTGCCAAGGCACTGCTGGACTTCGAGCGTCACGATGACGACGAGCTGGGCTTCCGCAAGAACGACATCATTACG ATCATTTCCCAAAAAGATGAGCACTGTTGGGTTGGAGAGCTGAATGGACTGCGAG GTTGGTTTCCTGCAAAATTTGTGGAGATCCTGGATGAGAGGAGCAAagag TACTCCATTGCTGGAGATGACTCGGTCACAGAAGGGGTGACAGACTTGGTGCGAGGGACGCTCTGTCCTGCCTTGAAGTCCATATTTGAACACGGATTGAAGAAGCCATCGCTGCTGGGGGGTGCCTGCCATCCTTGGCTCTTCATTGAAGAG GCTGCAAGCAGGGAAGTGGAACGGGACTTTGACTCTGTGTATTCTCGCCTCGTGCTCTGCAAGACTTACAG GCTGGATGAAGATGGCAAAGTCCTCACTCCAGAGGAGCTGCTTTATCGG GCAGTTCAGGCTGTGAACATGACGCACGATGCTGCACACGTACAGATGGATGTGAAACTTCGTTCCCTCATCTGCGTTGGGCTCAA CGAACAAGTGCTACATTTGTGGCTGGAGGTGCTGTGTTCAAGCCTGCAGACCGTGGAGAAGTGGTTTCATCCCTGGTCGTTCCTGCGCAGTCCTGGGTGGGTCCAGATCAAATGTGAGCTGAG agtgCTCTGCAAATTTGCCTTCAGCCTGTCTCAGGACTGGGAGCTGCCAATAAAGAGGGAG gagaaggagaagaagccACTGAAGGAAGGCGTGCAGGACATGCTTGTGAAACACCACCTCTTCAGCTGGGACATAGATGGGTGA